From Actinopolymorpha cephalotaxi, one genomic window encodes:
- a CDS encoding FAD:protein FMN transferase, translating to MSATTSGSVRGPIRHVEYVMGTAVTIDVRDPRVGAGAVDAVVSWLHTVDATFSTYRPDSAISRLDRGEVGLADCPDTVRSVLARCEELRVETVGYFDPRYAGRLDPSGLVKGWSIEQADQILQAAGSRAHCLNAGGDVLARGRPAPGRWWRVGIADPRDRSRLATVVEGADIAVATSGTAERGAHVVDPRTGEPATGWASVTVVGPDLPTADAYATAALAMGDQAREWLAGRTGFEAYAIAPDGATWATPGFPR from the coding sequence GTGAGCGCGACGACGTCCGGCTCGGTCCGTGGGCCGATCCGGCACGTGGAGTACGTGATGGGTACGGCGGTGACCATCGACGTCCGCGACCCGCGCGTGGGCGCCGGTGCGGTGGACGCGGTCGTCAGCTGGCTGCACACCGTCGACGCGACGTTCAGCACCTATCGTCCCGACAGCGCGATCAGCCGGCTCGACCGCGGCGAGGTCGGGCTGGCGGACTGCCCGGACACGGTCCGGTCGGTGCTGGCGCGGTGTGAGGAACTGCGGGTGGAGACGGTCGGCTACTTCGACCCGAGGTATGCCGGGCGGCTCGACCCGTCCGGGCTGGTGAAGGGCTGGTCGATCGAGCAGGCCGACCAGATCCTGCAGGCGGCCGGTTCGCGGGCGCACTGCCTGAACGCCGGCGGCGACGTCCTCGCCCGCGGCCGGCCCGCACCCGGCCGGTGGTGGCGCGTCGGTATCGCCGACCCGCGCGACCGCAGCCGGCTGGCGACCGTCGTCGAGGGCGCGGACATCGCGGTGGCCACGTCGGGCACGGCCGAACGCGGCGCGCACGTCGTCGACCCACGTACCGGCGAACCGGCCACCGGCTGGGCGAGCGTCACCGTCGTCGGCCCGGACCTGCCCACCGCCGACGCCTACGCCACCGCCGCGCTGGCGATGGGCGACCAGGCACGTGAGTGGCTCGCCGGGCGGACGGGTTTCGAGGCGTACGCGATCGCGCCGGACGGCGCCACCTGGGCCACGCCCGGCTTCCCCCGATGA
- a CDS encoding patatin-like phospholipase domain-containing protein yields MSDERTRAEVRLGGHWRQVRAAMLLTALLLLVQWPMRHVVRAGDPTCSTAARLSLLVDTGLICAYLLAAWRAHGFVALVQPAGSALRRRAFAGAALASVAACLDAVENVVLWRRFEGVPAAYGTCPSLSAGWLTGTWWVLWIGALLLAGTALVATRYGVGGHARPPRRDVGADSVDGRAAGGANPDGKAAADLTRHDRGRQIICCSGGGIRSAAFSLGALQALTDQGEYQRSSTVIGVSGGGYIAAAFHFLRRSLVDEGRTSASEPTPYAMGSPELARLRRHTHYLLPSLAVGARAIMSLLYGVVVNLVLIGILIRAIAWVLGWAIATTSVVRGLGGPNAWTDFAGLPRWYWVGALGPLTIVLALFLAEVLVDRFRVPPTWLRREGRALARLLLVPGIVSPLLLLGVPLVLVWANNLGSGAAGVQSGILDGLTDSVAGTASGVAGPRATTANAAVDSQFGFVTLAALGAAFIALARSAWKGIQTISAGVGPTLRRRILAWLRTRLVPWLGSALLVVGVLVVLLRWTAGYAASEEWRSRWWVAGLCAALLVATRIFTDATRTSLHPYYRERLSVAYLVGRGHSEREAERAYPTPLPYSRYAVSPDGGPQLVIVGSANAADTDFIPPDRGCVPFVFDPELTGVAGDVTLPAEGLEPTAEYEVRADYHRRDVTLPGAVAISGAAFAPLTGRNNAGTRPMRLLFAVVNARLGVWLPNPYWGTTSPAAALARRCGELAERRRGDGRTGPLTRLVSATAYAASIADKPGAHQLFREAFGRASMYDRRLYVTDGGHYDNLGLVEALRRRPARVIVIDASNDLEDSFAAVGSAIASARMDLGVDVNLDLRTLQRHGGQRIGRGWARGHATYPEGGTADILLVKAVLAGDLCWDLETYALEHPDFPRHTTGDQLYGEFDFEAYRALGQTLTRDLLHQVERERTPGAPFGNTSTGNAPAGNAPTGNSPAAGVPTPKGPTDDVSPLRSG; encoded by the coding sequence GTGTCGGACGAACGTACGCGCGCCGAGGTGCGGCTGGGTGGGCACTGGCGGCAGGTGCGGGCGGCGATGCTTCTCACCGCCCTGCTGTTGCTGGTGCAGTGGCCGATGCGGCACGTGGTGCGGGCCGGCGACCCGACGTGCTCGACTGCCGCACGGTTGTCGCTGCTGGTCGACACCGGACTGATCTGCGCCTACCTCCTCGCCGCGTGGCGCGCGCACGGTTTCGTCGCGCTGGTGCAGCCGGCGGGCAGCGCGCTTCGCCGGCGCGCGTTCGCCGGTGCGGCGCTGGCGAGTGTGGCCGCCTGCCTGGACGCGGTGGAGAACGTCGTGCTGTGGCGGCGGTTCGAGGGCGTCCCGGCGGCGTACGGCACGTGTCCCTCGCTGTCGGCCGGCTGGCTGACCGGGACATGGTGGGTGCTGTGGATCGGCGCGCTCCTGCTGGCGGGCACGGCGCTGGTGGCGACGCGGTACGGCGTGGGCGGGCATGCGCGGCCGCCGCGGCGCGACGTCGGGGCGGACAGCGTCGACGGGCGCGCGGCCGGTGGGGCGAACCCCGACGGGAAGGCCGCCGCGGACCTCACCCGGCACGACCGCGGCCGGCAGATCATCTGCTGTTCCGGCGGCGGCATCCGGTCGGCGGCGTTCTCGCTGGGAGCCCTGCAGGCGTTGACCGACCAGGGTGAGTACCAACGGTCCTCGACGGTGATCGGCGTCAGTGGCGGCGGCTACATCGCCGCGGCGTTCCACTTCCTGCGACGGTCCCTGGTCGACGAGGGACGCACGTCGGCGTCGGAGCCCACGCCGTACGCCATGGGCAGCCCCGAGCTCGCCCGGCTGCGCCGGCACACCCACTACCTGTTGCCCTCGCTGGCGGTCGGTGCCCGCGCCATCATGTCGCTGCTGTACGGCGTCGTTGTCAACCTGGTGTTGATAGGCATCCTGATCCGGGCGATCGCCTGGGTGCTCGGCTGGGCGATCGCCACGACCTCCGTCGTCCGCGGCCTCGGCGGGCCGAACGCGTGGACGGACTTCGCCGGCCTGCCGAGGTGGTACTGGGTGGGTGCCCTCGGCCCGCTGACGATCGTGCTGGCGTTGTTCCTGGCGGAGGTGCTGGTCGACCGGTTCCGGGTCCCGCCGACCTGGCTGCGCAGAGAGGGGCGGGCACTGGCCCGGCTGCTGCTGGTGCCCGGGATCGTCAGCCCACTGCTGCTGTTGGGTGTTCCGCTGGTCCTGGTGTGGGCGAACAACCTCGGTTCCGGCGCGGCCGGCGTCCAGTCCGGCATCCTCGACGGGCTCACCGACAGCGTGGCCGGCACCGCGAGCGGCGTCGCCGGTCCGCGGGCGACGACCGCGAACGCCGCGGTCGACTCGCAGTTCGGCTTCGTCACGCTGGCCGCTCTCGGTGCGGCGTTCATCGCGTTGGCACGGTCGGCCTGGAAGGGGATCCAGACCATCTCCGCGGGTGTCGGTCCCACCCTGCGCAGGCGGATCCTCGCCTGGCTCCGGACGAGACTGGTGCCCTGGCTCGGCTCCGCGCTGCTGGTCGTCGGCGTGCTGGTGGTGCTGCTGCGGTGGACCGCGGGATACGCCGCCAGCGAGGAGTGGCGCTCGCGGTGGTGGGTGGCCGGCCTGTGCGCGGCCCTGCTGGTCGCGACCCGGATCTTCACCGACGCCACCCGCACGTCCCTGCATCCGTACTACCGCGAGCGGCTGTCGGTGGCGTACCTCGTCGGCCGGGGACACTCCGAGCGGGAGGCCGAACGCGCCTACCCGACGCCGTTGCCGTACTCGCGGTACGCCGTGTCGCCCGACGGCGGCCCGCAACTGGTGATCGTCGGTTCCGCCAATGCCGCCGACACCGACTTCATCCCGCCGGACCGGGGCTGCGTGCCGTTCGTCTTCGACCCGGAGCTGACCGGGGTGGCCGGCGACGTCACGCTGCCCGCGGAGGGCCTGGAACCAACCGCGGAGTACGAGGTCCGCGCGGACTACCACCGCCGGGACGTGACCCTGCCCGGCGCGGTGGCGATCAGCGGGGCCGCGTTCGCGCCGCTGACCGGGCGCAACAACGCCGGCACCCGGCCGATGCGGCTGCTGTTCGCGGTGGTCAACGCCCGGCTCGGCGTGTGGCTGCCCAACCCCTACTGGGGTACGACGTCACCGGCGGCGGCGCTCGCCCGCCGCTGCGGCGAGCTGGCCGAACGCCGGCGAGGCGACGGCCGTACCGGACCACTCACCCGCCTGGTCTCGGCCACCGCGTACGCCGCGTCGATCGCGGACAAGCCGGGTGCCCACCAGCTGTTCCGGGAGGCGTTCGGCCGGGCGTCGATGTACGACCGGAGGCTCTACGTCACCGACGGCGGCCACTACGACAACCTCGGCCTGGTGGAGGCGCTGCGCCGCCGCCCCGCGAGGGTCATCGTGATCGACGCGTCGAACGACCTCGAGGACTCCTTCGCGGCGGTGGGTTCGGCGATCGCCTCGGCCCGGATGGATCTCGGCGTCGACGTCAACCTCGACCTGCGCACCCTCCAGCGCCACGGCGGCCAGCGGATCGGCCGTGGCTGGGCACGCGGCCACGCGACCTATCCCGAGGGCGGCACCGCCGACATCCTGCTCGTCAAGGCGGTGTTGGCAGGCGACCTGTGCTGGGACCTGGAGACGTACGCCCTGGAGCACCCCGACTTCCCGCGGCACACCACCGGCGACCAGTTGTACGGCGAGTTCGACTTCGAGGCCTACCGCGCGCTCGGGCAGACCCTGACCCGCGACCTGTTGCACCAGGTGGAGCGGGAGCGCACTCCCGGCGCACCCTTCGGGAACACATCGACCGGCAACGCGCCGGCCGGGAACGCGCCGACCGGGAACAGCCCCGCGGCCGGCGTACCCACTCCGAAGGGGCCCACCGACGACGTGTCGCCGCTCAGGTCGGGGTGA
- a CDS encoding putative quinol monooxygenase, translating to MIVVHAILRARPDRRVDTVAALIAMQHAVRTHEDGCLHYAFVADLEDDCLFTCVEEWTDLDALREHLAGPHLAALDAVLADTAEGPADIRVFEAVPTRITPT from the coding sequence ATGATCGTGGTACACGCGATACTCCGCGCCCGGCCCGACCGCCGGGTGGACACCGTGGCGGCGCTGATCGCCATGCAGCACGCGGTCCGCACCCACGAGGACGGCTGCCTGCACTACGCCTTCGTCGCCGACCTCGAGGACGACTGTCTGTTCACCTGTGTGGAGGAGTGGACGGATCTGGACGCCCTGCGCGAGCATCTGGCCGGCCCGCACCTGGCGGCGCTGGACGCGGTGCTCGCCGACACCGCCGAGGGCCCGGCCGACATCCGGGTGTTCGAGGCGGTGCCGACGCGGATCACCCCGACCTGA
- a CDS encoding glycoside hydrolase family 2 protein, with product MRGPGVGRRTRFTAVTAGIALAVAAFGGSAFGGSALAAPSGTTTTTAAGPASVVRDPHGDREPSGTEVRGVDGTNVVFSYGEVMPSFDGYARHEPTRRYLSLDRTWRFRYDPDNQGLTAGWQQPGADDSAWDSIAVPSSWDLKDNDGWAGYDGADFGKGGALKDGYAWYRTKVAVPASWRGTHVRLAFLAASYSADVWVNGTFAGKHEGGHTAFALPVGDALRPGQPATIAVRVYRRASYTSYDGTGEKVSDDKALPPGVVDYWPYAGLTRSVWLESVPEVNVAKVLLDAKKSTLDARVVVQNSGDTDFNGYVRIDPGRGSTGRPTRVRVDVPAGGVAVPSARIAVAGAPHWSVAHPRVLTARASVTATADGRPVDTLAATYGVREIRVDGTQLTLDGSPLFLKGTNWHEETDRSGRSMTRAEYDHELGQVKAADANFLRNCVYNRHPYVYDWADRHGLMLMDEWDTMWVGTDQQKLQTESYGLSRALALATAWNNHNHPSVILWGLQNESTIDGDGAPVYRAWLADMKAAVKAVDLSRRPVTWASYSSWDPAFDLADVVGFNEYFGYFYGKNSDLGTTLDAVHRNHPDKPILVTENGTWSYLGKHGSPAEGGTEEWQAANFVSHWDQVTAPSRPWMAGYAFWVLKDYKERAAYNQDYNGLSTMGMLGWDGTTRRAVFDAFAEARSPR from the coding sequence ATGCGAGGTCCGGGGGTCGGTCGAAGGACACGGTTCACCGCGGTCACCGCGGGGATCGCGCTGGCGGTCGCGGCGTTCGGCGGCTCGGCGTTCGGAGGGTCGGCACTGGCCGCGCCGAGCGGCACGACCACGACCACCGCCGCCGGGCCGGCGAGCGTGGTCCGCGACCCACACGGGGACCGGGAACCTTCGGGTACCGAGGTCCGCGGCGTCGACGGCACCAACGTGGTCTTCTCCTACGGCGAGGTGATGCCGTCCTTCGACGGCTACGCCCGTCACGAACCCACCCGGCGCTACCTCTCCCTGGACCGGACCTGGCGGTTCCGCTACGACCCTGACAACCAAGGCTTGACAGCGGGCTGGCAGCAGCCGGGCGCCGACGACTCCGCGTGGGACTCGATCGCGGTGCCGTCCTCGTGGGACCTCAAGGACAACGACGGGTGGGCCGGCTACGACGGCGCCGACTTCGGCAAGGGAGGGGCGCTGAAGGACGGGTACGCGTGGTACCGCACGAAGGTCGCGGTGCCCGCGTCGTGGCGCGGAACGCACGTCCGGCTGGCGTTCCTCGCCGCCTCCTACAGCGCGGACGTCTGGGTGAACGGCACCTTCGCCGGCAAGCACGAGGGCGGCCACACCGCGTTCGCGCTGCCGGTCGGCGACGCGCTGCGGCCGGGGCAGCCGGCCACCATCGCGGTGCGCGTCTACCGCCGCGCGAGCTACACCAGCTACGACGGGACCGGCGAGAAGGTCAGCGACGACAAGGCCCTGCCGCCTGGTGTCGTCGACTACTGGCCCTACGCCGGGCTCACCCGGTCGGTGTGGCTGGAGTCGGTGCCCGAGGTGAACGTGGCCAAGGTGCTGCTGGACGCGAAGAAGAGCACTCTCGACGCCCGGGTGGTGGTGCAGAACTCCGGCGACACCGACTTCAACGGGTACGTACGCATCGACCCCGGGCGCGGCTCGACCGGGCGGCCCACCCGGGTGCGCGTCGACGTGCCGGCGGGTGGGGTGGCGGTGCCCTCGGCGCGGATCGCCGTCGCAGGCGCACCGCACTGGAGCGTCGCGCACCCGCGCGTCCTCACCGCCCGGGCATCGGTGACCGCCACCGCCGACGGCCGGCCGGTGGACACCCTGGCCGCCACCTACGGCGTACGCGAGATCAGGGTCGACGGCACGCAACTCACCCTTGACGGCAGCCCGCTGTTCCTCAAGGGGACCAACTGGCACGAGGAAACCGACCGCTCCGGCCGGTCGATGACCCGTGCGGAGTACGACCACGAGCTCGGCCAGGTCAAGGCGGCGGACGCGAACTTCCTGCGCAACTGCGTCTACAACCGGCACCCGTACGTCTACGACTGGGCCGACCGGCACGGCCTGATGCTGATGGACGAGTGGGACACCATGTGGGTGGGCACCGACCAGCAGAAGCTGCAGACCGAGAGCTACGGCCTGTCCCGCGCGCTCGCCCTGGCCACCGCGTGGAACAACCACAACCACCCGTCGGTGATCCTGTGGGGCCTGCAGAACGAGTCCACCATCGACGGCGACGGCGCGCCGGTCTACCGCGCCTGGCTGGCCGACATGAAGGCGGCGGTGAAGGCCGTCGACCTGTCAAGGCGTCCGGTCACCTGGGCGTCGTACTCCTCCTGGGACCCGGCGTTCGACCTCGCCGACGTGGTGGGCTTCAACGAGTACTTCGGCTACTTCTACGGCAAGAACTCAGACCTCGGGACCACCCTGGACGCCGTGCACCGCAACCATCCGGACAAGCCGATCCTGGTCACCGAGAACGGCACCTGGTCCTACCTCGGCAAGCACGGTTCGCCGGCGGAGGGCGGCACCGAGGAGTGGCAGGCCGCCAACTTCGTCTCCCACTGGGACCAGGTGACCGCGCCGTCGCGGCCGTGGATGGCCGGCTACGCGTTCTGGGTGCTCAAGGACTACAAGGAACGCGCCGCCTACAACCAGGACTACAACGGCCTGTCCACGATGGGCATGCTCGGCTGGGACGGGACCACCAGGCGAGCGGTGTTCGACGCGTTCGCCGAGGCGCGGTCACCGCGCTGA
- a CDS encoding nucleoside/nucleotide kinase family protein, whose protein sequence is MRVPLVLTGPPAVGKTSAGRRLAESCPRGAYVDVDDVRQLVVAGGAAPWDGDEGVRQQELGVRNACLLARRFTAEGFATVATDVLTPRTLAIYRAELPGCLVVRLRVDVAEARRRAATRPVYLTAEEFAALHAEDAGAELAVDAELDVTGLSQDELVAELDRRWASPRPPR, encoded by the coding sequence ATGCGGGTTCCGTTGGTGCTGACCGGGCCGCCGGCCGTGGGCAAGACCAGTGCCGGCCGGCGGCTGGCGGAGTCGTGCCCGCGGGGTGCGTACGTCGACGTCGACGACGTACGCCAGCTCGTCGTCGCCGGCGGCGCCGCCCCGTGGGACGGCGACGAGGGGGTGCGCCAGCAGGAGCTCGGCGTACGCAACGCCTGCCTGCTGGCCCGGCGGTTCACCGCCGAGGGGTTCGCGACGGTGGCGACGGACGTGCTGACGCCGCGCACGCTGGCGATCTACCGGGCCGAGCTGCCCGGCTGCCTGGTCGTCCGGTTGCGCGTGGACGTCGCGGAGGCACGGCGCCGGGCCGCGACCCGGCCGGTGTATCTCACGGCGGAGGAGTTCGCCGCGCTGCACGCCGAGGACGCCGGGGCCGAGCTCGCCGTGGACGCCGAACTCGACGTGACCGGCCTGTCCCAGGACGAACTCGTGGCCGAACTCGACCGGCGGTGGGCGTCGCCGCGGCCGCCGCGCTGA
- a CDS encoding MFS transporter codes for MSHPAGRGEPGTSSDAHTEPEDPSDDSSAGSSDEPLDSRQPSPPAQETLGAEDLRDESGTHDGRVTGPGRRRSRWDLRRIVVDTRPLSIPAYRRLWTSTIVTSVGSQLTAVAVPKQIYDITGSSAYVGLAGLVALVPLVVFALWGGAIADAVDRRKLLLVTNTGIAVTSLLFWAQAFAGAHSVWVLFGLLGLQQACAGVNQPARSASIPRLVPARLLPAANALGSTVFQIGSIIGPLLAGVLIPILGLSTLYLIDSVALTVTIWAVWRLPALPPMAGAPRRAGLRHVIEGFGYLATRKVLLVSFLADVIAMVFGMPRALFPQMAQQTFGDPAGGGFALGILFAAIPVGAVLGGLFSGAFSRIRRHGVAVIAAVCAWGLAIVGFGLSPWLWLAAFFLALAGMADLVSMVFRGTIMQSAATDEMRGRMQGVFTVVVAGGPRLADLLHGTAGAAVGTSLAVSGGGVLVVVAMLAAVVAFPIFWRYRAAQDS; via the coding sequence GTGTCACATCCCGCCGGCCGAGGCGAGCCCGGCACCAGCAGCGACGCCCATACCGAACCCGAGGACCCCTCCGACGACTCCTCCGCGGGGTCCTCCGACGAACCGCTCGACTCCCGGCAGCCGTCACCGCCTGCCCAGGAGACGCTCGGGGCCGAGGACCTGCGGGACGAGAGCGGCACCCACGACGGCCGGGTCACCGGCCCGGGCCGGCGCCGTTCCCGGTGGGACCTGCGGCGGATCGTCGTCGACACCCGGCCGCTGTCCATCCCGGCGTACCGCAGGCTGTGGACGTCCACCATCGTCACCTCGGTCGGCAGCCAGCTCACCGCGGTCGCGGTGCCCAAGCAGATCTACGACATCACCGGCTCCTCGGCCTACGTCGGGCTGGCCGGCCTGGTGGCGCTGGTCCCGCTGGTCGTGTTCGCCCTGTGGGGCGGCGCGATCGCGGACGCGGTGGACCGGCGCAAGCTGCTGCTGGTCACCAACACCGGCATCGCCGTCACCTCGCTGCTGTTCTGGGCGCAGGCGTTCGCGGGGGCCCACTCGGTGTGGGTGCTGTTCGGGCTGCTCGGCCTGCAGCAGGCGTGCGCCGGGGTCAACCAGCCGGCCCGCAGCGCCTCCATCCCGCGCCTCGTCCCCGCCCGGCTGCTGCCCGCGGCGAACGCGCTCGGCTCGACGGTGTTCCAGATCGGCTCGATCATCGGGCCGCTGCTGGCCGGCGTACTGATCCCGATCCTCGGCCTGTCCACGCTGTACCTCATCGACTCGGTCGCGCTCACGGTGACGATCTGGGCGGTGTGGCGGCTGCCGGCGCTGCCGCCGATGGCCGGTGCGCCGCGGCGGGCCGGACTGCGGCACGTGATCGAGGGGTTCGGCTACCTCGCCACCCGCAAGGTGCTGCTGGTCTCGTTTCTGGCCGACGTGATCGCGATGGTGTTCGGCATGCCCCGGGCGCTGTTCCCGCAGATGGCGCAGCAGACGTTCGGAGACCCGGCCGGCGGCGGCTTCGCCCTCGGCATCCTGTTCGCCGCCATCCCGGTCGGCGCGGTGCTCGGCGGGCTGTTCTCCGGCGCGTTCTCCCGGATCCGCCGGCACGGTGTCGCGGTGATCGCGGCGGTGTGCGCGTGGGGGCTGGCGATCGTCGGCTTCGGCCTGTCACCGTGGCTGTGGCTGGCGGCGTTCTTCCTCGCCCTGGCCGGCATGGCCGACCTGGTGAGCATGGTGTTCCGCGGCACGATCATGCAGTCGGCGGCCACCGACGAGATGCGCGGCCGGATGCAGGGCGTGTTCACCGTCGTGGTCGCGGGCGGTCCGCGGCTGGCCGACCTGCTGCACGGTACGGCCGGCGCGGCGGTCGGCACCTCGCTGGCGGTGAGCGGCGGCGGGGTCCTGGTGGTGGTCGCGATGCTCGCCGCGGTGGTGGCGTTCCCGATCTTCTGGCGATACCGCGCCGCCCAGGACAGCTGA
- a CDS encoding NAD-dependent epimerase/dehydratase family protein — protein MARRLLLTGAAGNVAAMLTPGLAALDGWDLVRTDRAEGRGTPVDVVGDLADPAFLARVTDGVDAVVHLAGNADPNATWEELRVPNVDVVAALLATGVPRIVLAGSAHVMGQYARPDAPLIDPSWPVAPCCAYGATKAFGEALGRAHAYRTGASVVVLRLGATVDRPPVSSALDAWLGAEDLRRLVARALEADVSYAVCPGISANTRSRWLNHNAIGYHPAQDSEVYAGDVPEDDSWGPCVGRHGPDDTTLPGALATGRG, from the coding sequence ATGGCCAGGCGTCTCCTGCTCACCGGCGCGGCGGGAAACGTCGCCGCGATGCTGACGCCCGGCCTCGCCGCCCTGGACGGCTGGGACCTGGTGCGCACCGACCGGGCCGAGGGCAGGGGGACTCCGGTGGACGTGGTGGGTGACCTCGCCGATCCGGCGTTCCTCGCCCGGGTCACCGACGGCGTGGACGCGGTGGTCCACCTGGCCGGCAACGCCGATCCGAACGCGACGTGGGAGGAGCTGCGGGTCCCCAACGTGGACGTGGTGGCCGCGCTCCTCGCCACCGGCGTACCCCGGATCGTGCTGGCCGGCTCCGCCCACGTGATGGGTCAGTACGCCCGGCCGGATGCTCCGCTGATCGACCCGTCCTGGCCGGTCGCGCCCTGCTGTGCGTACGGCGCGACGAAGGCGTTCGGTGAGGCCCTCGGCCGCGCCCACGCCTACCGCACCGGCGCGTCCGTCGTCGTCCTGCGGCTCGGCGCGACCGTCGACCGGCCGCCGGTGTCGAGTGCCCTGGACGCCTGGCTGGGTGCGGAGGACCTGCGCCGGCTGGTCGCCCGCGCGCTGGAGGCGGACGTGTCGTACGCCGTCTGCCCCGGGATCTCGGCCAACACCCGCAGCCGCTGGCTCAACCACAACGCGATCGGCTACCACCCGGCGCAGGACTCCGAGGTGTACGCGGGCGACGTACCCGAGGACGACAGCTGGGGGCCGTGCGTGGGCAGGCACGGCCCGGACGACACGACTCTGCCCGGTGCCCTGGCCACCGGCAGGGGATAG
- a CDS encoding nucleoside hydrolase, with product MAATHQVILDTDIGSDVDDALALAMIFGAPEIELLGVTTVYGDVRLRALVTRRLARLAGRDGLAVVAGAERPLTGADAWWAGFEGRLYDDLGAEAYLEDVSAVEFLTGTVAERPGEVDVVAIGPLTNIAEAIRADAGFARNVHRLYVMGGRFDRPEPEHNFRSDAVAAAEVFASGIPVTVVGLEITTQARIGPDHLGEIAAAGALGRQLEAEVRQWWNFTGEESNVPHDPLAVLAMLRADLLGSRPVGVSVDPDGERAGVSTTTDDPRSATRVVTSVVLPDAVDHLVKLIATAGHCGPS from the coding sequence GTGGCCGCCACCCACCAGGTGATCCTCGACACCGACATCGGCTCCGACGTCGACGACGCGCTCGCGCTGGCGATGATCTTCGGCGCACCCGAGATCGAGCTCCTCGGCGTCACCACGGTGTACGGCGACGTCCGGCTGCGCGCCCTGGTCACCCGGCGGCTGGCCCGGCTCGCCGGCCGCGACGGCCTGGCCGTGGTCGCCGGCGCCGAGCGCCCGCTGACCGGTGCGGACGCCTGGTGGGCGGGTTTCGAGGGCCGGCTGTACGACGACCTCGGCGCGGAGGCCTACCTCGAGGACGTCAGCGCGGTGGAGTTCCTGACCGGGACGGTGGCCGAGCGGCCCGGCGAGGTCGACGTGGTGGCCATCGGCCCGCTGACCAACATCGCCGAGGCGATCCGCGCGGACGCGGGCTTCGCCCGCAACGTACACCGGCTGTACGTCATGGGCGGGAGGTTCGACCGGCCCGAGCCCGAGCACAACTTCCGCAGCGACGCGGTGGCCGCCGCCGAGGTGTTCGCCTCCGGCATCCCGGTGACCGTGGTCGGGCTGGAGATCACCACCCAGGCCCGGATCGGCCCGGACCACCTCGGCGAGATCGCCGCCGCGGGGGCGCTCGGCCGGCAGCTGGAGGCGGAGGTCCGGCAGTGGTGGAACTTCACCGGCGAGGAGTCCAACGTCCCGCACGACCCGCTCGCGGTGCTGGCGATGCTGCGGGCGGACCTGCTCGGCTCCCGACCCGTCGGCGTCTCGGTGGATCCGGACGGTGAGCGGGCCGGAGTGAGCACGACCACCGACGACCCGCGGAGCGCGACCCGGGTGGTCACCTCGGTCGTTCTCCCGGACGCCGTCGACCACCTCGTCAAGCTGATCGCCACCGCCGGGCACTGCGGCCCGTCCTGA